DNA from Saccharomyces cerevisiae S288C chromosome V, complete sequence:
ACTTTCCCTAAAATTTTGTAACTCAAGAAAATACCTACATAAAACGATAATCAGTGGATTGCACTGATCAAGTCGAAAAACTCCGTACATGCCCGTCTATCCCTGTCTCATCCATATAAACTGAACTAggtagaaaaaaatacctaCCCTTTCTTTAACCGCCTGGTATATTAAATACCATTGTCAATTGAGAAGCTAACAGCCATTGTAAGAGTTATGTCCAGTGTCCGACTAAGACAAGGTAACCATACGTTGATAGCTATGAATACCCCAGAGGAAGATTATTCTTTCTCATAAATCCTTTTTATTGGTTTCAAAAATCCACCAATAAGTTCATATAGCTTGGGCGGCTATTCATGCGTAATATAATGTGCATGAAGTACGACCCATCGACTCTTAGAGCAAATGCTTCCTAAATTGAAATAACTAGCCGCCTTTAATTCGAGCCTTCTTGTCATCTTGTGTATTTCATCCTTTCAACTTCTCCTGTTCCACCTTTCACTCTAAGCTTCCCTATCATTTGGCCTCTTTCAGGTTCGTCCATAGCGcatctttttccttttagaCACTCCATAACGGACCAATCAGCGTTTTGCGCCATTTATCGGTCTTGGGTCACGTGCGGCGACGCGGAGGCTCCCTTATAAGGACTGGAAAAAGACCTGCAAGAACTATAGTTGGTTCTTGAATATCAAGTAATATATTACTTCTCTGTCGTAACTTTTTGTTGCTTTCAAGTTCAACGTCTTTTAAAAACcaagaaattattgaacATAAATAATATCACTCTAACACTTATTAGGAAACCGAAAGGAGCAATAACAAACATGTTAGGAATAAGATCATCTGTCAAGACCTGCTTCAAGCCAATGTCTTTAACTTCCAAAAGACTGATTTCTCAATCTTTGCTGGCTAGCAAATCCACGTACAGGACCCCAAATTTTGATGACGttttaaaggaaaataacGATGCTGATAAAGGCCGTTCTTATGCTTACTTTATGGTCGGTGCTATGGGTCTTTTGTCATCTGCAGGTGCCAAATCAACCGTAGAAACCTTTATTTCATCTATGACCGCTACTGCCGATGTTTTGGCTATGGCTAAAGTTGAAGTTAATTTAGCGGCTATCCCATTGGGTAAAAACGTGGTTGTCAAATGGCAAGGTAAGCCTGTGTTCATTAGACACAGAACTCCTCATGAAATTCAGGAAGCCAACAGTGTGGATATGTCCGCTTTGAAGGACCCACAGACCGATGCTGACAGAGTCAAAGACCCTCAATGGTTAATTATGCTGGGTATTTGTACTCACTTAGGTTGTGTTCCAATTGGTGAAGCCGGTGATTTTGGTGGTTGGTTCTGTCCTTGCCATGGTTCACATTATGATATTTCCGGTAGAATCAGAAAGGGACCTGCCCCCTTAAACTTAGAAATTCCTGCTTATGAATTCGATGGTGATAAGGTCATTGTTGGTTAGGTTTGTTTTTCGTCCTCGAAAACTACATCTTTATTGTCTATTTGTTTCACCcttattttgatttttcatttactATCCATTATGTTATGAACGGGAACTATACAACTAACCtaagaattttgaaatcacAACAAAAATAATCAACATCACAGTCTCGAAGGGATTACGCTCAAAAAGGAACGAAAATCACTATACTGTATTCCCTGTTGATTTTCCTAAGAATATATTCTTATACAATATGgagaaaacaaaaggataagaaaagaaaggggaaataaagaagatttGGACCTATTTATTACTACTTTTTTGTCTCaccatcttctttttctattcaTAATATTTGATATTCCTTTATTTATCTGCATGTATTTATAATTAACGAAACTATTTATCTTCCCTCGTCCTGCCttatccttcttttctccAAATGTTTTACCTAAGATTGGCCTGTATTTGAATATTGATGTCCAGAAGCAGAAGATTTCACATGTTGTATAAAGTATACAAGATTGTAAAAATGATTGaagtatttttatatatgtatattacctataaaattttttatattacGTACCGAAGGGGTTTTTTTAATGCTAAAGCGATTCATCTTGCTGTAGGTATATTTTTAAATCATCTGGAATATCTGTCCAGGAATTACTATCCCAGTCcatgaatttcttttttaattggGAGTATTTACTGTCAAATAATCTTGAATTGTATGTCGTTGCAAAATAACTTGCTTTTTGACCCATGTGGAGTTCCTGCCCTTCctcattatcaaaaaagCCCCCATTGATTTCACTCCCGTTGCTATTATCTTGCTTAtcatatttatttgaaactttattactttttaaATCAATACCTTCCAAATCTTGGAACAATTGCCTTACATATTCCGGCATATTGTCCGGTCTATACCTACGATCAAACTTAATTCTCCAATAGACTGACCAATGTAAACTGACATATTCGGGTACATAACGAGATCTTCCGAGGTTAGGTgtatgaaaattttgccactttccttctttattttccatTCGTATTCCAATGGGGAGCAGTTCCAATACCCACCACACCAATCTCATAAATTTATTTGCATGTCCACATTTAAGAGTAAAAGCATCCTtcactttttctttttcatctttcaaGCTCAATCTAGtctcttttatattttttagacAATCTTCCATTCTCTCATTTCTGCCAGATTTATCCTCTCGGGCTCCATCCTCATTATCACTCACTCCTAGTAGGGAACATTTCTTTGGTGAGTTGAAACTAAGGTAATCATGTGTGTCTGCGAATAAAGATCCAATCGAAGTGTGTTTGGTAGCGAAATCATGTATTGCACCAGGTTTGAATTTAACACCAAATTTGATTGCCTCTGCTAAAATCCATCGCAGCGTTAAATTTGACAAGTTCTCTTCTGTCTCACAGTCAGGCGCCCAACCTCCACCAACGTCAGAATGATCACCTGGAAAccatttttcaatcaaGTCGGGTGTCATAGTCATTCTACTTGATGTACCGCTGCCTTGGATAGATTGAAGTTGGAAAATGGCTTCAATTCCTCTTGTTGAACATTCTGTATCTCTCGCGTATGAATTACCTTCTAAGAATGAGTTCAGGTCCAACAGCAACTCTGTAGTTTCCTCGCTTTTGCTCGATAACAACCTTCCAGGGTTATCAGGAATGAGTGGAGAAGGATTACTAATAGAATGTGCGCCACTTTTTAAAGTGTATTTTATCAAAGGATTTTCCGGGGTTAGATCACGCATTAATGCATTAGAAGTTGGCACCGGCGAACACTGGTCAGTTATATGATTACAATATGTCAATGAAAATAGTTTCGGAATGTACGGCATCGGAGTGAAACATAACTGCTTGAATTTTCCACGTCTTTCATCCAAGGATACGCAATGTCGAACATGCTCAACGATATTGCTTCTCTGGGTGCAAGGAAACAACCTGTCCCTTAATATTCCAACTGAGTTCACAGAATCGAATAAGCCTTGAAAATGTATCTTTACCTCGTAATCCCTAGAGAatgttttcttgaattcTTCAGCCAAGGTACTTGTGTACTGTAATTCATTAGGCTGCGAATCGTATTCCCATTTTTCATAGATTTGCCATGCCATTTTAACCATTTCTTCCAAACCTTTACTCAAAAGTCCGACTCTTTCAATCATTCCAGCAAGAACTCTTGCAATAAAAGCTCCTCTAGAAAAGCCAAACATATAAATTCTATCTCCTGGTTCAAAATacttcatcaaaaaaagatatgCAGAACATATGTGATTGTCTAAACTGAATGCGAACATAGAATCtaataaattttgtaaGTGAGAAATAGTTAACCGTCTTCTGACATCAACAACAGCGTCAAATCCAACTGAACCAATTCCAGGTTGGTAATAACAAATTTGTTCAGAACTATCACCGTTCTCAAGAAGGTTGTacaattttaaaatattagTGAATGGCTGAGgtccaaaattttctcttgttCCATCAAAACAAAGAATGATATTCTTGCCAGACGATGAATGTGAGGATGGATTTATACTTCTGTCGCCTCCCGtcccattttttttatattttccatGAATATAATTGAAGCTATCCATCTAATGGATATTATGTTAgtgtattattttttataagtTACATCACCTGTTTGCTGTTATTTTACTACATCTGTCTGAAGTACATTAATTTGTGGCGGTTTAACAGTATATTGAATGTGACAAACACACCCAGACACCTCAATAGACAACAGGAGGGCCATTACCATAATTTCATAACATTAAATATTCCAAGTAACATTTTTcagaagacgaagaaagaCTAATTAACAGGATAATAAATATTAACATTATCTTTTAAGTACCATACTTGAAGCGTCAATTGATGTATGTTTGGTTTTCCACTATTTTCCTAAAAGCATGAATCTTTTCTAggcaaaaaattggaaTGACGACTCCTGATCGTTAAAATGGAAGACAAACACTAGAAGTTGActtcaaaaaaacttctttcattaaatAAGGGAAATATCCGGCCGGCTCATACTGATAATATACCAGCAACATTTACAGGAAACTGCAGGTTTTAGGCAGTGTGGCGAACCGCAAATAAAGTAAtaaacaacaatttcaaacGGAAAGGACTCCTCTGCTAAAGATTTGATGTTTTTAAGTTCTTTTATAGTTTATATTGGCATAAGAGGTAAACCATATTTAGCACTTATTTTCATAAAGTATTAGAAGTGTTCTTATATATTTCATTACCCGACTTGAAAAATACTACGCGGTTCATTGCGAGAACCTTCAATAAGTGTCGAAAGAGCACCTACATTGGCGtttaaataataaacaCACCAACCTACATATTACGTTGAATTTAAATTCTTTCACTGCTTGTAAACCATAGACAATAAACTGATTAATTTAGTATctaaaaaatcttttaaagGGAAAGAGAAGAGGCGGAAAGATGAGTGATAGGGAATTCGTCACGGTAGATCCCGTCACTATCATAATCAAAGAATGCATTAATTTATCGACAGCGATGCGGAAATACTCTAAATTTACCTCTCAATCTGGAGTGGCCGCTTTGCTGGGGGGAGGAAGTGAAATATTTAGCAATCAAGATGACTACTTGGCTCACACATTCAACAATTTGAATACCAACAAGCACAATGATCCATTTTTATCTGGATTCATTCAGTTAAGACTTATGTTGAATAAACTGAAAAATCTAGATAATATAGATTCACTAACCATATTGCAgccatttttattaattgtGAGTACAAGTTCCATTTCTGGTTACATCACTTCCCTGGCCCTGGACTCTTTGCAGAAATTCTTTACCTTGAATATCATCAATGAATCATCGCAAAACTATATTGGTGCACACAGGGCGACGGTAAATGCTCTAACACATTGTAGGTTTGAAGGATCTCAACAACTTTCTGATGATTCAGTTCTTTTGAAAGTCGTGTTTTTACTGCGTTCAATCGTCGACTCACCTTACGGagatttattatcaaaCTCTATCATATATGACGTATTGCAAACGATTCTTTCATTGGCTTGTAATAACAGAAGGAGCGAAGTCCTTAGGAATGCTGCACAATCAACAATGATAGCCGTTACCGTAAAGATTTTCTCAAAACTAAAGACTATTGAGCCTGTTAATGTGAATCAAATATACATCAATGATGAAAGTTACACAAATGATGTATTGAAGGCCGATACAATTGGCACAAATGTAGAatccaaagaagaaggaagtCAAGAAGATCCCATCGGCATGAAAGTGAATAATGAGGAAGCTATTAGCGAGGACGATGGCATTGAAGAAGAGCATATTCATTCAGAGAAGAGCACAAATGGCGCCGAACAACTAGATATTGTgcaaaaaacaacaagatCAAATTCCAGGATCCAAGCGTATGCTGATGATAACTATGGATTGCCCGTGGTTAGGCAATATTTAAACTTATTACTATCATTGATTGCGccagaaaatgaattaaAACATTCATACTCCACTAGAATATTTGGCCTAGAGTTAATTCAAACGGCATTAGAAATTTCAGGTGATCGATTGCAGCTATACCCACGGCTTTTTACACTGATATCAGATcctattttcaaaagcatTTTGTTTATCATACAGAACACTACAAAATTATCACTACTTCAAGCTACATTGCAGCTATTTACTACTCTAGTTGTTATATTGGGCAACAACTTACAATTACAGA
Protein-coding regions in this window:
- the RIP1 gene encoding ubiquinol--cytochrome-c reductase catalytic subunit RIP1 (Ubiquinol-cytochrome-c reductase; a Rieske iron-sulfur protein of the mitochondrial cytochrome bc1 complex; transfers electrons from ubiquinol to cytochrome c1 during respiration; during import, Rip1p is first imported into the mitochondrial matrix where it is processed, acquires its Fe-S cluster, and is folded, then is translocated into the inner membrane by the action of a homo-oligomer of Bcs1p, and finally is delivered by Bcs1p to Complex III for assembly) — translated: MLGIRSSVKTCFKPMSLTSKRLISQSLLASKSTYRTPNFDDVLKENNDADKGRSYAYFMVGAMGLLSSAGAKSTVETFISSMTATADVLAMAKVEVNLAAIPLGKNVVVKWQGKPVFIRHRTPHEIQEANSVDMSALKDPQTDADRVKDPQWLIMLGICTHLGCVPIGEAGDFGGWFCPCHGSHYDISGRIRKGPAPLNLEIPAYEFDGDKVIVG
- a CDS encoding uncharacterized protein (hypothetical protein; expression is increased greatly during sporulation; YEL023C is not an essential gene); protein product: MDSFNYIHGKYKKNGTGGDRSINPSSHSSSGKNIILCFDGTRENFGPQPFTNILKLYNLLENGDSSEQICYYQPGIGSVGFDAVVDVRRRLTISHLQNLLDSMFAFSLDNHICSAYLFLMKYFEPGDRIYMFGFSRGAFIARVLAGMIERVGLLSKGLEEMVKMAWQIYEKWEYDSQPNELQYTSTLAEEFKKTFSRDYEVKIHFQGLFDSVNSVGILRDRLFPCTQRSNIVEHVRHCVSLDERRGKFKQLCFTPMPYIPKLFSLTYCNHITDQCSPVPTSNALMRDLTPENPLIKYTLKSGAHSISNPSPLIPDNPGRLLSSKSEETTELLLDLNSFLEGNSYARDTECSTRGIEAIFQLQSIQGSGTSSRMTMTPDLIEKWFPGDHSDVGGGWAPDCETEENLSNLTLRWILAEAIKFGVKFKPGAIHDFATKHTSIGSLFADTHDYLSFNSPKKCSLLGVSDNEDGAREDKSGRNERMEDCLKNIKETRLSLKDEKEKVKDAFTLKCGHANKFMRLVWWVLELLPIGIRMENKEGKWQNFHTPNLGRSRYVPEYVSLHWSVYWRIKFDRRYRPDNMPEYVRQLFQDLEGIDLKSNKVSNKYDKQDNSNGSEINGGFFDNEEGQELHMGQKASYFATTYNSRLFDSKYSQLKKKFMDWDSNSWTDIPDDLKIYLQQDESL